The nucleotide window ATCAGGCGGATGATCCGATGGATGAGGGAATCGCGATCGCTGCAGAACAGGTGCGTCAGTTCTCAGGAATCGCCCAGGGGGTCCACTTGATGGCCGTGAAGGCGGAACAGCGGATCCCGGAAGTTTTGGATCGAGCTGGCGTCAGCCTGCCGGTGCTGTGAGATCGGTGCCGAGCAGTTCGGCCATCGCCTTCTGCTGCGGAGAGGGTTCAACGACATCCTGCCGACGAGCATCGGTGATTAACCAGTCGAGAGCTGCTTCCTGGAGGTCGAAATGGTCACCGTTGCGGCCAACGCAATAACGACCGAAGACGAGCTTCTCCACGAGCTGCACGCCGGCACCGATTCTCGAATAATCGAAAATGATGGAGTTGTCGATCGTGGCTCCTTCGCAGATGTGGCAGCTGGGGCCGATCATGGATGGGCCGATCAGGGTTGCCCCGTCTTCGATCCGGGTCATTCCGCCCACGTAAACCGGGCCCTGCACATTGANNNNNNNNNNNNNNNNNNNNNNNNNNNNNNNNNNNNNNNNNNNNNNNNNNNNNNNNNNNNNNNNNNNNNNNNNNNNNNNNNNNNNNNNNNNNNNNNNNNNNNNNNNNNNNNNNNNNNNNNNNNNNNNNNNNNNNNNNNNNNNNNNNNNNNNNNNNNNNNNNNNNNNNNNNNNNNNNNNNNNNNNNNNNNNNNNNNNNNNNNNNNNNNNNNNNNNNNNNNNNNNNNNNNNNNNNNNNNNNNNNNNNNNNNNNNNNNNNNNNNNNNNNNNNNNNNNNNNNNNNNNNNNNNNNNNNNNNNNNNNNNNNNNNNNNNNNNNNNNNNNNNNNTCGCTCCTTTCTCACGGTGGCGTCGAACGGCCTCGCTGAGATCCAGATCGATCAGTGCATCGCCGCACAGCACCACAAAAGTGTCGTCGAAAAATCTCTGGAAATCCTGAATTTTTTTAAGGCCACCAGCCGAACCGAGGGCGTCACCAATCAACTCTCCTTCTTCGATTCTCCCCTCAAAGCTGTAAGCGATTTCAACACCGAAGCGTTGTCCATCTCGGAAGTAGTTCTCGATCTCTTCGGCGAGGTGAGACACATTGACCATCACTTCCTTGAACCCATGCTCTTTGAGCAGTTCAAGCAGGAATTCCATCACCGGCTTTTGCAGGATCGGAATCATGGGTTTGGGGATCACGTGGGTGATCGGCTGAACCCTCGTTCCTCTTCCCGCGGCCAGGATCATCGCCTTCATCGGCGTTACAGGCTTTTGATTAGAAAGGCCACCATAAATGGGGGGTTAAGCGGCCATCGCCGCTTTGGCCGGCGGAACAGCTGGCACGTCAAGGCTGGTCAGGGGTAGTTGCGCTATCTGTCCGGGTTCCAGCACGCGTCTGAGTTGAATCGGTCCATGCAGAACGCCGAACTGTTCAAGCTCAACCTGACCCTGTGACGAGAGGAACAGAAGAGCCCAAAACACACCCACGCGATCCTTGTCGAGATCCGGGGCAGCGGCATCACTCCAGTGCTCTACGAGGGTTTCGAAGTTGACCCACTGGAGAGCTTGTTCCCAATTTTTCAGGTACAGGCCGAGTGCTGCGGTTGTCTCTGGCAACTTCTCACGATGGGCCAGTGCCGCGACCTGGGCAATCGCCTCACGATTGGAGTAACGCTTTTGCCGCTGTCGACGACGCATGTCCAGCTCATCCGATTCAATCTGCTCAGCGATTGACTCCAGCTGTTCAATCAGTTCACCGAGGGTGACCGCTCGCCGCAAAGGCGGTGGCGCCACTGGCCGCCGCTTCAGGTGCTTCTCAGGTCTTCGCGGCAGGTCGAAGCTTGGATCCAGCCAGCCCTGATCTGCGCAATCGGCTTCAAAAGCCTCTTCAAACACCGGTGCAGGTGGGAAGGTCTGGGCTTCCAACACTTCCGCCTTGAGACTCACCAAGACCGACGCAGCCAGGAAGGCTTCGCTGCTGTCGGCCAGATCGCGTTCGTAGCTGCCCCCTCGACTGGCCATGGCTTCTGCCATGCGTCTAGGAACATCGATTCTCTGTTTCAGCTGGTCGAGAAATCCGTCGACCACGGCAATGACATCCACGTCCCATGGGTCCAAGTCACCGCGTTGAGCGGCGTCCTGAAGCAGACGAATGGCAAGTCTGGCGCCGGCATCAGCACTCTGATTCAGCCCGGCGTCTGTCACTACCAGTTACCAACTTCAGGAAAAGTACCCAGCCTTGAAGGGGTAGGCCAGTGCCCGATGCTCTTTAGTTCTGAGATTCTTCAGAGCCGGGGTCTTGCGTGCTTGCCGAAGGAAGAAGCCCCAGCTGAGTCTCGACCGTGGCTCGGTAGCGGTTCAGATCTGTCTCAAGTTCATGAATTCGTATCTTCTGGGCATCAAACTCACTGGCTTGGCTGAACTTCTCAACGTTGTTCAGCATGCCGCTCCAGGTGGCGAACAACCAGGCTGCTGCAGCTCCGAAGCCAGAGGCAATCAGCAGCAGAGCGGCAAGAGGCAGCGAGTACTGAATGCCTGGCAGAACATGCACTGTGGTGGAGGTGGTGTTCTCCAGAGTGAAAAACACGGTGCTCAGTCCGAAGATGAAAATCAAACTGAAATTGATCTGGCGCATCGACCGAATTGGTTCATTCACCCAAAAGGTATGGGAACACAATTGATTGATTAACGGACGAATCGGAACAGATGAAGATCGTTACGTTGCGCCAGGCGAGGGAAGTTTGGGTGCTTGAAGCA belongs to Synechococcus sp. WH 7805 and includes:
- a CDS encoding nucleotidyltransferase family protein, with protein sequence MKAMILAAGRGTRVQPITHVIPKPMIPILQKPVMEFLLELLKEHGFKEVMVNVSHLAEEIENYFRDGQRFGVEIAYSFEGRIEEGELIGDALGSAGGLKKIQDFQRFFDDTFVVLCGDALIDLDLSEAVRRHREKGA
- a CDS encoding segregation/condensation protein A; the encoded protein is MTDAGLNQSADAGARLAIRLLQDAAQRGDLDPWDVDVIAVVDGFLDQLKQRIDVPRRMAEAMASRGGSYERDLADSSEAFLAASVLVSLKAEVLEAQTFPPAPVFEEAFEADCADQGWLDPSFDLPRRPEKHLKRRPVAPPPLRRAVTLGELIEQLESIAEQIESDELDMRRRQRQKRYSNREAIAQVAALAHREKLPETTAALGLYLKNWEQALQWVNFETLVEHWSDAAAPDLDKDRVGVFWALLFLSSQGQVELEQFGVLHGPIQLRRVLEPGQIAQLPLTSLDVPAVPPAKAAMAA
- a CDS encoding lipopolysaccharide assembly protein LapA domain-containing protein — protein: MRQINFSLIFIFGLSTVFFTLENTTSTTVHVLPGIQYSLPLAALLLIASGFGAAAAWLFATWSGMLNNVEKFSQASEFDAQKIRIHELETDLNRYRATVETQLGLLPSASTQDPGSEESQN